In Sphingomonas profundi, the sequence GGCCGGTACTCGCCGCCCGACTGATCCGCGAACCCCGGCGTCGGCGGCCCCTGATTGTTGAAGCCGCCGCTGCGGAAGCTGCGGCTGCCCTTCGCATACAGCAGCAGGTTCGACGTGACCTGGTTGTTGATGCCCGCCGTCCAGCTCAGCCGGCTGAACGTGTCCTTCTGCGGGGCGATGAACCGCCCATCGGCGTAGAAGGGCACCAGCGTCGGGTTCGCGGTCGGGCTGTAGAGATCGTTGGCGTCGCGCGCGAACGTGACCTCTTCCGAGGTGTAGCGAACGCCACCCGTCAGCTTGAAGCCCGCCAGCCCGGTGTCGAACGTGGCCTGCGTGTAGCCCGCGATCGATCGGCTGCGCGTCGTGCCGGCGTTGATCTGAACCGGCGCGCCCAGCTCGGCCTCGATGAAGCTGTTGTTCACCGTGTGGTCGCGAATATCCGCCGCATAGCCGCCGATGACATATTCGAGCCGGTCGTCGAAGATCTTGCCGAGCAGCTGGAGCTCGTCCGAATATTGCCGGATCACGCCGAAGCTGCCCAGCTCGCCCGTCTTGGCGGTGCCGCGACCGTCGATGCCGAACTGCGTGCCGTCGATATCGCCGCCGTCGAAGAACTTGGTGCGGACATAGCCGAACACATTCTTGATCGTAGTGTCCTCACCGATCTTCCACGAGGTGATGTTCGACACCACCACCTTGGTGAGATGATGGGAGTTGAGGGAGTCGACGTTGACCGTATAAGGCCCGCGCGCGCGCTGATCGATGCCGGCCTGGACAAGACCCGGGATCAGCACGTTGTTGGGGACGACCGGGTTGCCGGGCACGTTCGCGCTGGGCGGCAGCACGCTGTAGACGGGCGCCACGATACTGGTTCCGTCGTCGTTGAGATAATCGACGACGAGGCTGTTCGTGATCGTCGAGGTGGGCATGAAATCGACGCTGAGGCGGCCCGCCTTGCGATCGATCTCACCCAGCCGCGAGCCGTAGAACAGATTGGTCTGATAGCCGTCGCGCACGCGGTAGGAGCCGGCGACGCGCACCCGCAGCACGTCGGGCACCAGCGCGCCGCCGATCGCGCCCTCGACGCGCATCTCGTCAAAGCGGCCGACGCCGACCGAGCCGTAGCCGGACAGTTCCTCGGTCGGCTTGGCGGTGGTGAACAGCACCGCGCCGCCGGTGGCGTTGCGGCCGAACAGCGTGCCCTGCGGACCCTTGACCACCTGCACCGACTGCAGATCATAGAAGGCGCTCTGGCCAACGCCGCCGACCTGCACCTCGTTGACGTAGGGCAGCACCGCCGGCAGCGAGTTCGAGTAGGTATCGACAGTCTGGCCGCGCAGCGAATAGTTGAGCTGGTTGTCGTTTTGCGACGCACGCACGGTCAGCCCCGGCACCGCCACCTGGAGATCGCGCTCGGACGAGATCGCCTGGTTGGCGAGCGTGGTGCCCGAGAGGACCGACACCGCCACCGGCGTCCGCTGGAGAGCCTCGGAACGGCGCTGGGCGGTGACGATGATCTCCGTCTGGTCGCCATCGGCCGGCCGCTGCGCGGGCTGCGAGCCATCCGGCGGCGTGGCCTGCCCGCTGCTGCTTATCTGTGCGAACGCGGGAGTTCCAACGCCCAACAGCGTCGCTGCGCCAGAGACCAGCAAAGCCGTCCGCAAGGTCATCATCATCCTCTCCCATTTCCTGACGCGCCGGTTGGCCCGGGCGCTCGCGCATGCCGAACTGTCGTCGGCTGTGATCTTGGTCGTACCTGTACGTAAACGTGTTTACAAGAATTATTTGCGCCGTCGTGATCGCTCGCGCTGCCGACGGCGATCGGGCGCCAGCTTCGTCCGGATCTAGGTGCGCGC encodes:
- a CDS encoding TonB-dependent receptor, which gives rise to MGVGTPAFAQISSSGQATPPDGSQPAQRPADGDQTEIIVTAQRRSEALQRTPVAVSVLSGTTLANQAISSERDLQVAVPGLTVRASQNDNQLNYSLRGQTVDTYSNSLPAVLPYVNEVQVGGVGQSAFYDLQSVQVVKGPQGTLFGRNATGGAVLFTTAKPTEELSGYGSVGVGRFDEMRVEGAIGGALVPDVLRVRVAGSYRVRDGYQTNLFYGSRLGEIDRKAGRLSVDFMPTSTITNSLVVDYLNDDGTSIVAPVYSVLPPSANVPGNPVVPNNVLIPGLVQAGIDQRARGPYTVNVDSLNSHHLTKVVVSNITSWKIGEDTTIKNVFGYVRTKFFDGGDIDGTQFGIDGRGTAKTGELGSFGVIRQYSDELQLLGKIFDDRLEYVIGGYAADIRDHTVNNSFIEAELGAPVQINAGTTRSRSIAGYTQATFDTGLAGFKLTGGVRYTSEEVTFARDANDLYSPTANPTLVPFYADGRFIAPQKDTFSRLSWTAGINNQVTSNLLLYAKGSRSFRSGGFNNQGPPTPGFADQSGGEYRPEVATDVEGGAKYHGYLGTMPVNANLAVYHTWVDNVQRAFYGSIYGFIAATTVNVPQAQITGVEFDGNIRPVSWLTLGGNINYTHARFTKNRVAVLGTDGTTAIAIYDSYPDTPKWSGLAYADVTAPVTERVNAVLHGDVFAQTSNFFSSTGRSLNPGTKIPGYAVANFRVGLEQSGGKGWALSGLVKNAFAKTYYTGGIGFASIFALSVAVPAEPRTFLIEARYRF